The genomic region CGTTGACCTTTTCAAGAATCCCGGCAGCCAGCTCTTCCTGCGTCATATGCTTCGCCTCGCGGGCGTTCTTGATGACTTCCGCGTAATCTTCTACGAGCTCGTCCTTCATCTTATCGAAGAGGTCGTGCCGCGCCCTCTTGACGGGCGCCACGCCAGCTTCAGAGGCCGCCCCGCGCCGCGTGCTGGTGATCGGCGCACGGCGCTCCACCTCTTTACCAAAGCCTTTACAGCGGTCGCATACGTCCATTTCCGCCCTATCGATGACGATGTGGTGCGGCTTTCCGGAAATCTGTGCTCCGCATATTTCACATTGCATATGTATCCATGTAATAGAGGCGTGTTCTACGGATAAATTTTCCGATAATACGTTAAGATAAGCATATATACCAGAAAAAATAACTTCTTAATTGATTCATATGGCAGACGGATCGGGCATAGATATCCATGAAGATGTGCCAATGAGCGATTTTTCCAAGTACCTACTCGATAGGGTACGGCAGCTCGAAGAGCGTAATGTACGTTTAAAGGAGGAGTACCGGAAGATCGAGCTTGAGAAGAAGTCCGTCGAGAATAAAAAGGTACAGTACGAGCGGGAGAACAGGAAGCTGACCGCTGAGCTTGACAGGCTTAAGACACCCCCTCTGCTCGTGGGGACGGTGATAGACATCCTGGCAAATAACAAGCTGGTCATCAAGTCTTCAAGCGGGCCCAAGTTCGTCGTTAACTCGTCCCAGTTCATCAATTCCAAGGATATTTACCCGGGCGCTAAGGTGGCGCTTAACCAGCAGTCTCTGGCCGTTATCGAGGTGCTCCCGCCGGTAAAGGACCCGATGGTCCTGGGCATGGAGGTCATCGAGGCCCCGGATATAGATTACGATAGCATAGGCGGCCTCGAGGAGCAGATAAAGGAGATAAAAGAGACGGTTGAGCTACCCTTATTGAAGCCTGAGCTTTTCGAAAGGGTCGGCATTCAGCCCCCGAAAGGCGTGCTGCTATACGGCCCCCCGGGCACGGGTAAAACGCTTCTCGCCAAGGCGGTGGCCCATAGCACAAAGGCCTCGTTCATACGCATCATCGGCTCGGAGCTCGTGCAGAAGTACATAGGCGAGGGCGCCCGCATGGTGCGGGAGCTGTTCGAGCTGGCGAAGGAGAAGTCCCCATCCATAATATTCATCGACGAGATAGACTCGATTGGCGCAAAGCGCCTGGATAGCATCACCTCGGGGGACCGCGAGGTTCAGCGCACGCTCGTGCAGCTACTGGCAGAGATGGACGGATTCGACCCGAGGGGCAACGTGCGAATCCTCGCCGCAACGAACCGGCCGGACATCCTGGACCCAGCCCTATTGAGGCCTGGCCGCTTTGACCGCATCATCAAGGTGCCCATGCCCAACGCGGAGGCCAGGACCGAGATATTGAAGATTCATACCCGTAAGATGAACCTGTCGCCAGATGTCGACCTCAAGAGGATCGGCCAGATGACCGACGACACGAGCGGCGCCGACCTGTCCGCCATAGTGATGGAGGCGGGCATGTTCGCAATCCGCGCCGGCCGCGACATCGTGACCAACGAGGACTTCACAAAAGCCATGCAAAAGGTTCTCGGCGAGCGTAATAAGAACCTCACCGAGATGAACATGACCG from Methanocella conradii HZ254 harbors:
- a CDS encoding proteasome-activating nucleotidase, coding for MADGSGIDIHEDVPMSDFSKYLLDRVRQLEERNVRLKEEYRKIELEKKSVENKKVQYERENRKLTAELDRLKTPPLLVGTVIDILANNKLVIKSSSGPKFVVNSSQFINSKDIYPGAKVALNQQSLAVIEVLPPVKDPMVLGMEVIEAPDIDYDSIGGLEEQIKEIKETVELPLLKPELFERVGIQPPKGVLLYGPPGTGKTLLAKAVAHSTKASFIRIIGSELVQKYIGEGARMVRELFELAKEKSPSIIFIDEIDSIGAKRLDSITSGDREVQRTLVQLLAEMDGFDPRGNVRILAATNRPDILDPALLRPGRFDRIIKVPMPNAEARTEILKIHTRKMNLSPDVDLKRIGQMTDDTSGADLSAIVMEAGMFAIRAGRDIVTNEDFTKAMQKVLGERNKNLTEMNMTVFA
- a CDS encoding multiprotein bridging factor aMBF1 → MQCEICGAQISGKPHHIVIDRAEMDVCDRCKGFGKEVERRAPITSTRRGAASEAGVAPVKRARHDLFDKMKDELVEDYAEVIKNAREAKHMTQEELAAGILEKVNVIRKVERGELVPEEDLIKKLERALDIKLTEGIVEPEVQGRRGESKALTLGDLINVKKNK